Genomic window (Rhododendron vialii isolate Sample 1 chromosome 4a, ASM3025357v1):
ATATCATTATAAACCCGACCCAACTAATACCCCTCGTTAAGGGAAGAAACAGTAATGATTCTCACACAtatgtttttgcacatatcttgcacatatatttttgtggggcacATATCGAGGTTccacaaaatgatccaaaccgcttattttttttaaaatattttttggagggttcctgtaaaaaatcagctctaacagatatcggtaagggcatTCTCAGAAATCGCAGGacgaatcattctgttttgctctacgaattctaaaaaagcccttaccgatatctgttggagctgattttttaaaggaaccgtccaaaaaaaatattttaaaaaagatgagcggttcggatcattttgtggaatCCCGATACGAGCCCTACAAAAATGTgtgtgcaagatatgtgcaaaaagccaaaaaacatatgtgcaagtagcatggTTGGGGAAGAAATAATCCTAACAAATAGTACAAGAGGAATGGTGCTCACATGCAGGTGAATACACAAATTTACTTCCCAGGCCACACAAAGCGAACAATTAAATTGAACAGATACCAATGCTATGTCCGCTACCATTTCATGCACATGGGCTCACAAGATGCTTGTCAGATCAGCACACATCGTAGGGCTTCGAACTAGTAATTTGATAAGAATTTATCCATTGGTCTATATTTGAACTCGTGCAAAAATGGCTCCGAATTGGTGAAACATCATTTTTTGACTTGTTGATACTGTCGCAagtcaaaaataataattttgacAATGCTAGTTTTTTTAAACCAAAGGATATCAATAAGTCTACTTTCTTGAGATATTTGACTTGAACTATAGAATCAAATGCATTATCCACTATGACCATCCAACatcacaaattaataaaattatacCAGGTCTGTTCTGAGTATTCGaaaattctaatcattatctgGAGCAGTTGAATAAATGTAGCACTTCAGGAAGTACAAATGACTAGACGCCACATAagcaaaaagaaacataaacaacaacaataacaacaactacaacaacaaaaaaagaatcaaattttgatgattttataTCATTTAAGTGACGAGCAAGGAGAACAAAGCATTTTCCTTCCCATATGTTGGTTCTCGGTATCCAACCTTAGCTGTTTTgttaaaggaaaaataattccacACCATAACTGTTTCTAAATAAAATACTACTTGTGAACTGAACCGGTAATATAATCATGCTAATAGAATAATACTAATTCATTTGCATTTCCATCTCCAAACTTCAGTGCGTAGTAGATAGGCTATGTAAGCATTCAATCTAACACTTTGGCCACATCTTTTAAAACAATAAGCATTCATCAAACAGAAAATCTGCTTGCACAGCAGCCGTGCACAGATCCGTTTTGCGTCCGTCTCGAgtctcgcaaagatgatcggagccgctcattttgttcaaaatacttcgattgtggtctctgtaaaaaatcacctcaattcgatatcgggaagggtgtttacgaatcatctaattttgctttaaaatttaGCCGAAATTATTCTTCCTGGACACTGCTATGTGGTACCCGAAATTCATCATCCATCGTACATTTATGcgattttcacaaaaatgttttctttgtgagtaattattcaatagtctgAAAATACTGTCACGTGATACTTCGAACTCCTTTACAATCACACGTTCCTATGGGGTCCATATACTTAGTTATAGATCCCAGATGGATGTGTAATTATAAAATGGTATGGAATATTACTCCCTGACTATTTTATAATTTCACTTTCCTAGTCCCGTGCCGAGAAATCCGagatctctatctctctctctctcccctcaaaAAACCAAGAAACTCCGGTAACCCCCACTCACGAAAACTTCCCAAGAAATGGCGACCGGACCGTCGCCGAAATGGGATATCAGCCATGCAAACGGAGAGGGGAAAACAGCGTCGGTAATCACCGTTAGAAGCGTTCTTGAAAAGATAATGAAGAACCTCAACGAATCCGATACAAGGCCAGTCGTCCCTCTCGGCCACGGCGACCCGTCGGCGTTTCCGTGCTTTCGGACCACCCTTGCGGCCGAGGACGCCATTGTTGACGCCGTTCGATCTGCTAAGTTCAACTGCTACGCTCCCGCCGTTGGCATTGAGCCAGCCAGGAGGtagaattttttattatttttgatcttGTGACAAATGTTTTGGACGCTGTTAAATACAACTACGaatttgctacatgtagccaatttatataaaaggaaatttttggattccttCTTATGAAATGGCTACATATAACAAATTCGCAGTTGCAAATAGCCTGGCCAATGTTTTTATGGAATGGGATTTTTATTCAGTGATTTCGTGTTTTTACCATGTTCTGTTAGCATGTCGCATCCCATGTTCATTTGACAATAGTGGGTATCAAATTGGAGGGTTGTGTAAGTTTCTTGTTTGGTTATCCACTCCAAAATTTTGTTCTGTCATTCGAGTTTTTTCGTCATAGgtcaattttttactttttagatgtAAAAAATTGAGTAACGACGAAAAAAATACGCAAACttatagaactttttttttttatctaaattttttaactaaaaactgttggaatttgtcccacattggatACTCATAAcctccaaaattagtatatgagcTCGGGCGGCCTTTCCACTCAtaaccaattgattttgaggtgGATacttttaacatggtatcagagctaggtttttgaaggttttttcccctttgtttgtgccgtTGCACCTTATTTCTTCTAGATCCTTtattgacctctccacgtgcgagtcgggggtcgcacgtgcgggagagtgttggaatttgtcccacattgattattcaacctccaaaactagtatatgagcctgagcggcctctccactcttgaccaattggttttgaggtggATGCTTAAACCTAATAAGGAATGTGTGTTTTGGATTTCTATGTTTAGTTGCATGGATGGATATTCTTCATCGGAATTTTGGTTTGTGGGCAACAAGTGGCTAACAAAGTCTATGAATTTTGGGCATCATTGTCACTTTTTATCTGGACAGAATTAGGCTTTACGGAATTGAGAATATTTTCCGTGTAGCCGAATTCAATTGATTGGGATTTATACAAGCAATCGGAAGTTGGTTTTTTTAACTGAATCTATAATCCAACGACGAATAAGCCTATGTTGAGAAATGATGGATACAAATAAGAAATAAAGGGTGATCATTGAGGAAGAAGAGTGAAAAAGTTGGTAATTGGTATTTAGCCCTGCCTCATCGAGAAAAGGTAATGCAACTTCTAATCCAGATTCCATTGGCATAATGGAACTATCATAATTTTGCCGGATCATGCACTACCCCCTTGTGAAgagatttggataaaaaatttgtGTTATATCACTACAATACATAGTGAGCTCACTTGGGCTGATTTATTTGATTAGCCCCCTCTATTGAATTCTTACATTTATGCTTTTATAAAAGGTCTATTGCAGAACATCTCTCTCGCGATCTTCCGTATAAGTTATCACCGGATGATGTTTACCTCACTGCTGGTGCCAATCATGCAATTGAAGTCCTTGTAACAGCCCTGGCTCGCCCCGGTGCCAATATATTACTTCCAAGACCTGGATATCCACTATACGAAGCTCATGCTTCTTTTAGTCAACTTGAAGTTCGGCACTTTGACCTTCTACCAGAAAAGGGTTGGGAGGTTGATCTAGATTCCGTTGAAGCCCTTGCAAATGATAGAACTGTTGCCATGGTCGTCATTAACCCTGGAAATCCTTGTGGGAATGTTCTCACGCTCGAACATATGAAGAAGGTTGGTGAAATTCATTTCCAGGAAATCTAGATATTCCCTCGATCTGGTCCTTTTTGAGAATTCCAATATTTTAAGGAGACGTGAAATAGTAGCATTTGAAGTTCAAATTTTTCGGAGTTAGTTTTTTTGGTTATTACCCCTCAATACTCAAGGTACAGAATTTAACGGGGATAGCATACCTCGACTTTTTCAAGTGGACTAATAATTTGGGAATCTCAAAATGACCAGCAATTaaggacggaggaagtatgtATGTTTCTGCTAATATCGCTCTAAATTCTGAAGTTGGTCACTGTTCTTTCATCGAGTCCTTCTCAGATAGCAGAGACTGCAAGAAAGCTTGGGATATTACTGATTGCGGACGAAGTTTATGACCATCTAGCTTTTGGGAGTAACCCTTTTGTGCCTGTGGGAGTATGTGGACCAATCACACCAGTTCTTACAATTGGTTCTATGTCAAAGAGATGGATTGTTCCAGGATGGAGACTTGGTTGGATAGTGACAAATGATCCCACCGGCATCCTTCAAAGATCTGGggtttactctctctctctctctctctctctctctctctctctctctctctctctctctctctcatattcttGTGTCAAAATTCATCCTTTTCTAAACAAACTTTGGGCAGTGGGTAAGGCTTATCAAGTGCTTTCAGCAAAGGTTTTCAGTTTTTTGCATTATTTGGGCATACAAGACAATATTGAAACTGAGCATTCTCATCCAGCATTTTCCAACTATATACAATCAACTTGCTTTAGGATGTGttacctcatttttttttttggcaaaatcgTTAGAAATGTTTCTCCTTGTGAGTTTGGGTTTGTAATTAGTGTGTGAAATACGAAAGGCGCACAACATGGTTTTAGATAGTGTTTGAAATAGCATGCTTTCTGAGTGGCCTACTCGATTTGTCTTTATTTTGAATGACACCCAGGTACATCTTTTTAAAGCAGAAATACCTGCGTTTCGTGCACTCAAATAGTATTGCCTTAAATCTCTAATCAGACATATGCAGTGGTACAACAAAGTATTGCCTTGTTTCATACCATAGCCTTCGCCCTTCGGTAAACTCCACCGTAGTTGTTTCTCACAAGTAGAACATGTACTGAAATTAAGTGACCTTCATCAAATTACTATATCCCATGAAACATGTGAATACCACAGAGCTGCAAATTTGCACATGCATGGATATGTACTAATCACCAAACCAGACTTGATAGAAGTGAATAGAACCCTCAAGACCTATTTCAGAGGTCCAGAGGAAGTAAACACATACAAGTATTCACGAGGCACATGTATATGTTCAGCACCTAAGACAATTGACAAAGATACCGTTGCATCCCTTCCAAAAAGGTTTTTGTTTCTCATTTCAGATTGTCCAGGCCTTGAAGAGCTATCTCAACATCACTGCGGACCCTACAACCTTTGTTCAGGTATGTGACCGATGGTGCTTCTTTCCGGTACACAATTTGATTATAAATGGTGATATGTTTGTGAGTTGTTCACACAGTATTTTAACATGCAAAGCATGCTTGGCTTCTTATTACTGATTAGAGCTGAATGCTTATACGCAAAATGAGTATATGAAGCACTCATGCACAGAGCTGACCCTCCTAAATGGTGAAATTTAATCGATTAGATCATATCAAGGAAATTTGAGTTATTGGCCAATCCCCTCAAGGGATTGGACTAATGTTACGGTGCTTGCTTTCAGGGACACATAGTATCATCTGTCCTTTTGAGGTGAAACAGATTATGATTGTAATAATGGGAGTTAGAATATATGTGAATTGAACTTCATGATTTTTGCATCAGGGAGCAGTAACTCAGATTCTCAACAACACAACAGAGGATTTTTTCTTGAAGATTATAAATACACTCTGTGAATCTGCAAATATCTGTTATGATAGACTCAAGGAGATCCCTTGTATTACTTGCCCTCACAAAGCGGAAGGATCTATGTCTACCATGGTCAGTTAAAACTTTGATATTTTAATTGTcatgttttaaaataaatgagTTGAGAAATTTAGAAGTGTTATGACTACTTCGTTCCAGGTGAAGCTAAATCTTCCGTTATTGGAAGACATCAGCGATGATATGGATTTTTGTGTCAAGCTTGCTAAAGAGGAATCTGTCGTGGTTCTGCCAGGTAATCAAGAATTATGGAAGGTGATCAGAACCattgttattttcttaaaatgcAAAGCTTTCATTACATTTCCCTCGTGTGGTTTCTCGTGTCACCCCTTTATCCGTCCACTTGGTTTCTTGGAGAAAAATTAGTTGTCTCATTTTCAAAGCCAGTCAAATACTGACGGATTTTTGTGCCATTAACCTTTTTAGTTGAAACTTTCAAATGCATCACTCCACCCTATTGCTTGATGTAAATGATGAGCTGGTTATGCTTGATGCATGCATAGTACTTTTGCTTATGAAGTTAGAATTTAGAAAACCCTTCCACGATTTCGAGTTAAACCACAATTAAGCTGTCATAGCATGACAACCTTCGGTCAAATGAGGGTTATTCTGTACCACGATTGAGCCACAATTGAAACTTAGAGAAGATCTCAATACCAACTTATGACACTGGAAGCGAGGATGTCTTGATGGCACCTCCAAAAACCGTTCGATTATGTAACATAGCATATATAGCGAAATGGATACACGCAAACAAATTATGTACATACGTGTCAAAGATGTTACTTCTTTTTATGTCATCAATCAATCGGAATCAATCACAAAAGATCCTAATTGCAACacaaatcaattaaaaaaaattggccattgtctttctttttgttaCGTAATAATCTAGTTGATTTGTGAACAATATGATCCGGATAGTAAACCCGTATCCTTTCTATCAACATATGCTGCCACTGTGGGATTGTTGGATTTTCTAGGGTTGGAAACATATGCCGTCATGGCAACTGTGATATCATCTTACTGTCCTGATTGTTAGGGGACAAAGAAGGAACCACAGATACCTGTTGTAATAAGCAACACTACAATCATTCTGGAGAGGgccaaaaatattttcgatGTTTGAAGGTGTTGggtagaaaaaaaatacttatagcATGTCTATCTTGTAGGGTTTGTCGTGGGACTAAAGAATTGGCTCCGCGTAACGTTCTCTGTTGAGCCATCATTGCTTGAAGATGGGCTTGGGAGGATAAAGGCTTTCTCCTTGAGGCATGCCAAGAAGAAATGAGGGTCCCTTTGCCCTTGGGTCACGGTGTTCAGTCACGGTTGATCCACAAAATGCAAGTGCACATTCGATTTTGCACTAGGTTTAAT
Coding sequences:
- the LOC131324883 gene encoding nicotianamine aminotransferase 1-like, producing MATGPSPKWDISHANGEGKTASVITVRSVLEKIMKNLNESDTRPVVPLGHGDPSAFPCFRTTLAAEDAIVDAVRSAKFNCYAPAVGIEPARRSIAEHLSRDLPYKLSPDDVYLTAGANHAIEVLVTALARPGANILLPRPGYPLYEAHASFSQLEVRHFDLLPEKGWEVDLDSVEALANDRTVAMVVINPGNPCGNVLTLEHMKKIAETARKLGILLIADEVYDHLAFGSNPFVPVGVCGPITPVLTIGSMSKRWIVPGWRLGWIVTNDPTGILQRSGIVQALKSYLNITADPTTFVQGAVTQILNNTTEDFFLKIINTLCESANICYDRLKEIPCITCPHKAEGSMSTMVKLNLPLLEDISDDMDFCVKLAKEESVVVLPGFVVGLKNWLRVTFSVEPSLLEDGLGRIKAFSLRHAKKK